From a region of the bacterium BMS3Abin08 genome:
- the zraS_2 gene encoding sensor protein ZraS, giving the protein MVIRKKEIKPVCEFLSVLIGPFGFYGLNGDILYVTEGFGDSNEKPLRYDVPLNSRPIGHVSGFDERLETAASILGLFLKNRQDKESLTKHTLNKYRELNFLSEISDILSSSIDIDEILCATTAKCGEIMGVENCSVMVIDDKSDGFYIKAASGRIVNERVRLDLSNGIAGRIVKTGRSLIVNETDQHPDFISGGDVAIKSMLCIPLKVKDRTVGVLNMSNKISGFFTSEDESLIISISSMIAGAIESARLYDEKIKNEKFATIGQMAAGIIHDIKNPMATIKGFAGLLGDLEFTPGERKEYSGMIVDEVDRLVSMLEDLLYFSRGFKGRYNIQRTNIHEYLSEVCKLIEKDLSSRNIDVSLKTAYKGDVYIDREKFRRVIYNITGNAREVMHEGGRLLISTRAAGDQVEILFSDTGGGVPEEIIDAIFDPFVTMGKKSGTGLGLAITKKIVEDHGGTITAVNGNHSGVEGFKGANFVIKIPLKDHPGSTRRNDGSVV; this is encoded by the coding sequence GTGGTTATAAGAAAAAAAGAAATAAAACCCGTATGCGAATTCCTCTCCGTTCTCATAGGCCCCTTTGGTTTCTATGGACTCAACGGTGATATCCTTTATGTTACAGAGGGATTCGGCGATAGCAATGAAAAACCTCTTAGATATGATGTCCCGTTAAACAGCAGGCCCATTGGCCATGTCTCCGGATTTGATGAGAGACTGGAGACGGCTGCATCCATCCTTGGCCTTTTTCTGAAGAACCGGCAGGATAAAGAATCCCTGACAAAGCATACCCTTAACAAATACAGGGAACTTAATTTCCTTTCGGAAATCAGTGATATTCTGAGTTCCTCGATTGATATAGACGAAATACTGTGTGCCACCACAGCCAAATGCGGGGAAATAATGGGGGTCGAAAACTGTTCCGTCATGGTTATTGACGATAAAAGCGACGGGTTTTACATAAAGGCCGCATCGGGACGGATCGTTAATGAGAGGGTGCGGCTGGACTTATCCAACGGGATTGCAGGCAGGATCGTTAAAACCGGAAGGTCACTTATCGTTAACGAAACGGATCAGCACCCGGACTTTATAAGCGGTGGAGATGTGGCGATTAAATCCATGCTCTGTATACCCCTTAAGGTAAAGGACAGGACCGTGGGTGTTTTAAACATGAGCAATAAGATAAGCGGGTTCTTCACGAGTGAGGACGAGTCTCTGATTATATCAATATCCTCCATGATCGCAGGTGCAATAGAATCCGCCCGCCTCTATGATGAAAAGATCAAGAACGAAAAGTTTGCTACCATAGGTCAGATGGCTGCAGGCATAATCCATGATATCAAGAACCCCATGGCAACCATCAAGGGTTTTGCCGGGTTGCTGGGAGACCTGGAGTTTACACCCGGGGAGCGTAAGGAGTACAGCGGAATGATCGTGGATGAAGTGGACAGGCTGGTTTCAATGCTTGAGGACCTCCTCTACTTTTCAAGGGGGTTCAAGGGTAGGTATAACATCCAAAGGACAAATATTCACGAATACCTCTCAGAGGTATGCAAACTGATCGAAAAAGACCTCTCAAGCAGGAACATCGATGTATCATTGAAAACAGCTTACAAAGGCGATGTATATATCGACAGGGAGAAGTTCAGAAGGGTCATCTATAATATAACCGGCAATGCAAGAGAGGTTATGCATGAGGGAGGGAGGCTTCTCATCAGTACCAGGGCCGCAGGTGATCAGGTGGAGATACTGTTTTCAGATACGGGTGGCGGAGTGCCGGAAGAGATAATCGACGCCATCTTCGATCCCTTTGTGACTATGGGCAAAAAGTCGGGCACCGGGCTTGGCCTTGCCATAACAAAGAAGATTGTTGAAGACCACGGGGGTACGATAACCGCCGTAAATGGTAACCATTCAGGGGTCGAGGGGTTTAAGGGGGCCAACTTTGTGATAAAAATTCCCTTAAAAGACCACCCCGGCAGTACAAGGAGGAACGATGGATCCGTTGTGTGA